The following proteins are co-located in the Paracoccaceae bacterium Fryx2 genome:
- a CDS encoding SOS response-associated peptidase, with translation MCGRFTITHPDEAMARLFDAVPGNDLPPVPRYNICPTQPVAVVTHDEGGRRLRAMRWGLLPVWYKTPTDGPLIINARADTVAVKPAFREAIRSRRCLIPASGFYEWNAGPDGARLPWYFARSDGAPIAFAGLWQHWERDGQALDTCAMITTDAGPGMTIHHREPVLVEPADWPLWLGEAGHGAAPLMHATAAGVLQAHRVDPKVNSNRAEGADLIAPLPA, from the coding sequence ATGTGCGGGCGCTTCACCATCACCCATCCCGACGAGGCGATGGCGCGGCTGTTCGATGCGGTTCCGGGCAACGACCTGCCGCCGGTGCCGCGTTACAATATCTGCCCGACGCAACCCGTGGCGGTCGTCACGCATGACGAGGGCGGGCGGCGGTTGCGGGCGATGCGCTGGGGCCTGCTGCCGGTCTGGTACAAGACGCCGACCGACGGCCCGCTGATCATCAACGCCCGCGCCGATACCGTCGCGGTCAAGCCCGCCTTCCGCGAGGCGATCCGCTCGCGGCGTTGTCTGATCCCGGCCAGCGGGTTTTATGAGTGGAACGCGGGGCCGGACGGCGCGCGCCTGCCGTGGTATTTCGCCCGCAGCGATGGTGCGCCGATCGCCTTCGCGGGCCTTTGGCAGCATTGGGAACGCGACGGGCAGGCGCTCGACACCTGCGCCATGATCACCACCGACGCCGGGCCGGGCATGACGATCCACCACCGCGAGCCGGTGCTGGTCGAGCCCGCCGACTGGCCGCTGTGGCTGGGCGAGGCCGGGCATGGTGCGGCACCGCTGATGCACGCCACGGCGGCAGGGGTATTGCAGGCGCACCGGGTGGACCCGAAGGTCAACTCCAACCGGGCCGAAGGCGCCGACCTGATCGCGCCCTTGCCCGCCTGA
- a CDS encoding class I SAM-dependent methyltransferase, whose protein sequence is MEQEKHDGPLGAVYDARSPEEIAQIYDFWAETYDAEMAAAGYRHPSICLGLLARHLPRGAAPLLDAGVGTGLIGDWLGIMGYPEVEGLDISEGMLAVAARKGCYTALHRLALGGALPFADGQFAGVVSTGVFTTGHVGAEALAELLRICRPGGVLVLTVKDTLWDGFAAAIAGMAERVALIEETVPYVSMPGEVGTVPGRGIVLRVL, encoded by the coding sequence ATGGAACAGGAAAAACATGACGGCCCGCTGGGGGCGGTCTACGACGCGCGGTCCCCGGAGGAGATCGCGCAGATCTATGACTTCTGGGCCGAAACCTATGACGCCGAGATGGCGGCTGCGGGGTATCGGCATCCGTCGATCTGCCTTGGACTGCTGGCGCGCCATCTGCCGCGCGGGGCGGCGCCGCTGCTCGATGCCGGGGTCGGCACCGGGCTGATCGGCGACTGGCTGGGAATCATGGGCTATCCGGAGGTCGAGGGGCTGGATATTTCCGAAGGGATGCTGGCAGTGGCGGCGCGCAAGGGCTGTTACACCGCGCTGCACCGTCTGGCGCTGGGCGGGGCGCTACCCTTTGCCGACGGGCAGTTTGCCGGGGTGGTCTCGACCGGCGTCTTCACCACCGGCCATGTCGGGGCCGAGGCGCTGGCGGAACTTTTGCGCATCTGCCGCCCCGGCGGGGTGCTGGTGCTGACGGTGAAGGACACGCTGTGGGACGGGTTCGCGGCGGCGATTGCCGGTATGGCGGAGCGCGTGGCGCTGATCGAGGAAACCGTGCCCTACGTCTCGATGCCCGGCGAGGTTGGCACGGTGCCAGGCCGGGGCATCGTGCTGCGGGTGCTGTAA
- a CDS encoding phosphotransferase family protein encodes MPDSPEIRALRASLPALAGYNGPVERLGGLTNRVYRLGDVCLRLPGPGTEAYIDRVAEAATARAAAAAGVAPEVLHVDPASGLMVTRFLAGVTTMTPEGFRTRPGAPARAGAAFRHLHQSGAAFPARFDLFAMIDDYLRLLVPRDVALPPGYHDVVAEAEAVRRALAARPVPLVPSHCDPLCENLLDTGDRMWLVDWEYSGMNDPMWDLGDLSVEAGFDAAQDAELLAAYFDGPASAADHGRMVIYKAMCDLLWTLWGLIQLADANPAEDFRAYADARFARCKALMASPGFAPHLAAITA; translated from the coding sequence ATGCCCGACAGCCCAGAAATCCGCGCCCTGCGCGCCAGCCTTCCGGCGCTTGCGGGCTACAATGGGCCGGTGGAACGGCTGGGCGGGCTGACCAACCGGGTTTACCGGCTGGGCGATGTCTGCCTCCGCCTGCCCGGCCCCGGCACCGAAGCCTACATCGACCGCGTGGCGGAGGCCGCCACCGCCCGCGCCGCCGCCGCAGCGGGAGTGGCCCCCGAGGTGCTGCACGTCGACCCCGCCAGCGGCCTGATGGTCACCCGCTTCCTTGCCGGGGTCACCACCATGACGCCCGAAGGTTTCCGCACCCGCCCCGGTGCCCCCGCAAGGGCCGGCGCCGCCTTCCGCCACCTGCACCAATCGGGTGCCGCGTTCCCGGCGCGGTTCGACCTGTTCGCGATGATCGACGATTATCTGCGCCTGCTGGTGCCGCGCGACGTCGCCCTGCCGCCCGGCTATCACGACGTGGTGGCCGAGGCCGAAGCGGTGCGCCGCGCCCTTGCCGCCCGCCCGGTGCCGCTGGTGCCCAGCCACTGCGACCCGCTGTGCGAAAACCTGCTCGATACCGGCGACCGGATGTGGCTGGTCGACTGGGAATACTCCGGCATGAACGACCCGATGTGGGATCTGGGCGATCTGTCGGTGGAGGCCGGTTTCGATGCCGCGCAGGATGCCGAACTGCTGGCCGCCTATTTCGACGGCCCGGCCAGTGCCGCCGACCATGGCCGCATGGTGATCTACAAGGCGATGTGCGACCTGTTGTGGACGCTGTGGGGCCTGATCCAGCTGGCCGACGCCAACCCGGCCGAGGATTTCCGCGCCTACGCCGACGCCCGCTTTGCCCGCTGCAAAGCGCTGATGGCCAGCCCCGGTTTCGCGCCGCATCTGGCCGCGATCACCGCCTGA
- a CDS encoding 5'-nucleotidase C-terminal domain-containing protein, with protein sequence MKTLARRFLAPLLGACSLMALGAAPGAAETVKLTILGVGDIYNFEGDGERGGFARLNAVALAERAANPNTIYAFDGDMLSPSILSGFDKGQNTIDLTNLVPFDIAVPGNHEFDFGPENFFEKMAVSNYPWAAINITNADGSPVAGLGGVMVKEVGGLKVALIPVAQDTTPEVASSGDLIFLPTVDTAVEAAKAAREDGADLVIGVVQTDMANDRALIASKAFDVILSGDDHSYGTAYDGITAYVETSIDGRYLAPLDLTVEIGESDGKRTISWTPMFRFIDTAAVTPHPESQAMVEAFQTKLDESLNVEIGSTEGALDSRRNVVRAEESAMGNLIADAIRDAVGADIGLTNGGGIRADRTYDAGTKLTRRDVLTELPFGNVTVLTELPGSQILAALENGFSQVEKGAGRFPHVSGMTVVYDPTAPAGSRVASVMVGDADLEADKVYTVATNDFILAGGDGFSALGGGNVKINAGNGNLMANDVMNYIEKAGTVTSKVEGRIKTVGQ encoded by the coding sequence ATGAAGACACTTGCACGCCGGTTTCTTGCGCCATTGCTGGGCGCGTGCAGCCTGATGGCGCTGGGCGCCGCGCCGGGGGCTGCCGAAACGGTCAAGCTGACGATTCTGGGGGTCGGCGACATCTACAACTTCGAGGGCGACGGCGAGCGGGGCGGGTTTGCCCGGCTGAACGCGGTGGCGCTGGCGGAACGGGCCGCCAACCCGAACACGATCTATGCCTTTGACGGCGACATGCTGTCGCCCTCGATCCTGTCGGGGTTCGACAAGGGGCAGAACACCATCGACCTGACCAATCTGGTGCCGTTCGACATCGCGGTTCCGGGCAACCACGAATTCGATTTCGGGCCGGAGAACTTCTTCGAGAAGATGGCGGTCTCGAACTACCCCTGGGCCGCGATCAACATCACCAATGCCGACGGGTCACCCGTGGCGGGGCTGGGCGGGGTGATGGTGAAGGAGGTCGGGGGCCTGAAGGTCGCGCTGATTCCGGTGGCGCAGGACACCACGCCCGAGGTGGCAAGCTCTGGCGACCTGATATTCCTGCCGACGGTCGATACCGCGGTCGAGGCCGCGAAGGCGGCGCGCGAGGATGGCGCCGACCTGGTGATCGGGGTGGTGCAGACCGACATGGCGAACGACCGTGCGTTGATCGCCAGCAAGGCGTTCGACGTGATCCTGTCGGGCGACGACCATTCCTATGGCACCGCCTATGACGGCATCACCGCCTATGTCGAAACCTCGATCGACGGGCGCTACCTCGCGCCGCTGGACCTGACGGTGGAGATCGGTGAAAGCGACGGCAAGCGCACGATTTCGTGGACGCCGATGTTCCGTTTCATCGACACCGCCGCGGTCACGCCGCACCCCGAATCGCAGGCGATGGTGGAGGCATTCCAGACCAAGCTCGACGAAAGCCTGAATGTCGAGATCGGCAGCACCGAAGGCGCGCTCGATTCGCGGCGCAACGTGGTGCGGGCCGAGGAATCGGCGATGGGCAACCTGATTGCAGATGCGATCCGTGATGCGGTAGGGGCGGATATCGGTCTGACCAACGGCGGCGGCATCCGGGCCGACCGGACCTATGATGCCGGAACGAAGCTGACGCGGCGCGATGTGCTGACGGAACTGCCGTTCGGCAATGTCACGGTATTGACCGAACTGCCGGGGTCGCAGATTCTGGCGGCGCTGGAGAACGGCTTCAGCCAGGTGGAAAAGGGGGCGGGGCGCTTCCCGCATGTCTCGGGGATGACGGTGGTCTATGACCCGACGGCGCCGGCCGGGTCGCGGGTGGCCTCGGTCATGGTGGGGGATGCCGACTTGGAGGCGGACAAGGTCTATACGGTGGCGACCAACGACTTCATCCTCGCGGGTGGTGACGGGTTTTCGGCGCTGGGCGGCGGCAACGTGAAGATCAACGCGGGCAACGGCAACCTGATGGCCAATGACGTGATGAACTACATCGAGAAGGCCGGCACGGTGACCTCGAAGGTCGAGGGGCGGATCAAGACCGTCGGCCAATAA
- a CDS encoding DUF952 domain-containing protein codes for MLIFKIFRRPEWDAFRAAGSTSGAAVDRADGYIHISTSAQVAETAARHFATESDLVLVALRADALGPALKWEASRGGALFPHLYRDLTLADVVWDKSLPLGATGHIFPEGLW; via the coding sequence ATGCTGATCTTCAAGATTTTCCGCCGCCCCGAATGGGATGCCTTCCGCGCTGCGGGCTCGACATCGGGCGCAGCCGTCGACCGCGCCGACGGCTATATCCACATCTCCACCTCCGCCCAGGTGGCCGAAACGGCGGCAAGGCACTTCGCAACCGAAAGCGACCTCGTGCTGGTCGCGCTCCGCGCCGATGCGCTGGGCCCGGCGCTGAAATGGGAAGCCTCGCGCGGCGGGGCGCTGTTCCCGCACCTCTACCGCGACCTGACGCTGGCCGATGTGGTGTGGGACAAGTCGCTGCCGCTTGGCGCCACCGGCCACATCTTCCCCGAGGGCCTGTGGTGA
- a CDS encoding quinone-dependent dihydroorotate dehydrogenase, with protein MSLYERTALSLLHRLDPERAHGLSLAALRAGLLPLPGPVTSPRLACDLAGMALPNPVGLAAGYDKNACALDPLMRAGFGFLEVGAATPRAQPGNPRPRLFRLTEDRAAINRFGFNNEGAAQIAARLALRPRGGVPVGLNLGANKDSADRAADFAAVLAACGPHVDFATVNVSSPNTEKLRDLQGRAALAQLLHGVMTVRATLPRPIPVFLKIAPDLTDADLADIAEIAMTTGLAGIIATNTTLNRDGLHGPHRAESGGLSGAPLFERSTRVLARLSQLTDGRLPLIGVGGISTAEQAWQKIRAGASAVQIYTAMVYEGVSLAARIARGLDDILARYGYAAISDATGTGRGDWL; from the coding sequence GTGAGCCTTTACGAACGCACAGCCCTGAGCCTGCTGCACCGCCTCGATCCCGAACGTGCCCACGGCCTGTCGCTGGCCGCGCTGCGCGCCGGCCTCTTGCCGCTGCCCGGCCCGGTCACCTCGCCCCGCCTCGCCTGCGATCTGGCCGGAATGGCGCTGCCCAACCCGGTCGGCCTTGCGGCGGGCTACGACAAGAACGCCTGCGCGCTCGACCCGCTGATGCGGGCGGGCTTCGGCTTTCTCGAGGTCGGCGCCGCCACCCCGCGCGCCCAGCCCGGCAACCCGCGCCCGCGCCTGTTCCGCCTGACCGAAGACCGCGCCGCGATCAACCGCTTCGGCTTCAACAACGAAGGCGCGGCCCAGATTGCTGCCCGCCTGGCGCTGCGGCCCAGGGGGGGGGTGCCGGTCGGCCTCAACCTCGGCGCCAACAAGGACAGTGCCGACCGCGCCGCCGATTTCGCCGCCGTGCTGGCCGCCTGCGGCCCGCATGTCGATTTCGCCACGGTCAATGTCTCATCCCCCAACACCGAAAAGCTGCGCGACCTGCAGGGCCGCGCGGCGCTGGCGCAACTGCTGCACGGAGTGATGACGGTGCGCGCCACCCTGCCGCGCCCGATCCCGGTCTTCCTCAAGATCGCGCCAGACCTGACCGACGCCGATCTGGCCGACATCGCCGAGATTGCCATGACCACGGGCCTTGCGGGCATCATCGCCACCAACACCACGCTGAACCGCGACGGCCTGCACGGCCCCCACCGCGCCGAGTCGGGCGGCCTGTCCGGCGCGCCGCTGTTCGAACGGTCCACCCGCGTGCTTGCCCGCCTGTCGCAACTGACCGACGGCCGCCTGCCGCTGATCGGCGTCGGCGGCATCTCCACCGCCGAACAGGCCTGGCAGAAAATCCGCGCCGGCGCCTCGGCCGTGCAGATCTACACCGCGATGGTCTACGAGGGCGTCTCGCTCGCCGCCCGCATCGCCCGCGGGCTTGACGACATCCTCGCCCGCTACGGCTACGCCGCCATCAGCGACGCCACCGGCACCGGCCGCGGCGACTGGCTCTGA
- a CDS encoding Lrp/AsnC ligand binding domain-containing protein, with product MVCVFVQFRCTPGKTYEVANAIYDREVVSELYSTSGDFDLIAKIYIPEGEDVGHYLSGKLFDIPGIVRTLTTMTFKAF from the coding sequence ATGGTTTGCGTTTTTGTCCAGTTCCGCTGCACCCCCGGCAAGACCTACGAGGTCGCCAACGCGATCTATGACCGCGAGGTGGTGAGCGAGCTTTATTCCACCAGCGGCGACTTCGACCTGATCGCCAAGATCTACATCCCCGAGGGCGAGGATGTCGGGCATTACCTGTCGGGCAAGCTGTTCGACATTCCCGGCATCGTGCGAACGCTGACGACGATGACGTTCAAGGCGTTCTGA
- a CDS encoding AAA family ATPase — protein sequence MQSTALSFSDDQAEAWDRLSDQLRGMGVDLHEGTLIPPTEGKTSVLAVVGKAGSGKTMLLSRLYKALSAAGVDVVSGDYEGRKRKDRRTLAVLAPTNKAASVLRLRGVPATTIHRILYTPLYDPQYERIAEWLAGNGPRPEVEGLTELALDRAKAFYDTVASIPGALAAAGLRGSDFIKGWKRREEPLDIGLVDESSMLDERQFDDLRAIFPMLVLFGDPAQLAPVGQSGEMVFDRLGTERKLMLSRIHRQTEGNPILDLAHALADPDLGFETFERMVEDAARRDPRVEIAQRVDSDLMARSPVLVWRNATRIRLITAFRAAHGAPVDALLAGEPLICDGIELPLKHRKKRIDLEARGLIKGAQVIYLGPGNRDGFARLHVVGAEDPQVSAASIIKIELPDEAEPFIPSAARMGATFLHGAAVTIHKAQGSQWETVQVFAPDLWAASQAGRMEAGVALWKRLAYVAITRAERRLMWVVRNRLGRPQAVLGVDDLPRVAPTLKLRETLADE from the coding sequence ATGCAGTCCACCGCGCTTTCCTTTTCCGACGATCAGGCCGAGGCCTGGGACCGTCTGTCCGACCAGCTTCGCGGCATGGGCGTCGATCTGCACGAGGGCACGCTGATCCCGCCGACCGAGGGCAAGACCTCGGTGCTGGCGGTGGTGGGCAAGGCCGGGTCGGGCAAGACCATGCTCTTGTCGCGGCTTTACAAGGCGCTGTCGGCGGCGGGTGTCGATGTGGTCTCGGGCGATTACGAGGGCAGGAAGCGCAAGGACCGCCGCACGCTGGCGGTGCTGGCGCCAACCAACAAGGCGGCATCGGTGCTGCGGCTGCGCGGCGTGCCCGCGACCACGATCCACCGCATCCTCTATACCCCGCTGTACGACCCGCAGTATGAGCGCATCGCGGAATGGCTGGCGGGCAACGGGCCGCGGCCAGAGGTCGAGGGGCTGACCGAACTGGCACTGGACCGGGCGAAGGCGTTCTACGACACGGTGGCGTCGATTCCGGGGGCGCTGGCGGCGGCGGGTCTGCGCGGGTCGGATTTCATCAAGGGCTGGAAGCGGCGCGAAGAACCGCTGGACATCGGGCTTGTGGATGAATCCTCGATGCTGGACGAACGCCAGTTCGACGACCTGCGCGCGATCTTTCCGATGCTGGTGCTGTTCGGCGACCCGGCGCAGCTGGCCCCGGTGGGACAATCGGGCGAGATGGTGTTCGACAGGCTGGGAACCGAGCGCAAGCTGATGCTGAGCCGCATCCACCGCCAGACCGAGGGCAACCCGATCCTGGACCTGGCCCATGCGCTGGCCGACCCCGACCTGGGCTTCGAGACCTTCGAGCGCATGGTTGAGGATGCCGCACGCCGTGACCCGCGGGTCGAGATCGCGCAGCGGGTGGACAGCGACCTGATGGCGCGCAGCCCGGTGCTGGTCTGGCGCAATGCGACGCGCATCCGGCTGATCACCGCGTTCCGCGCGGCGCACGGCGCGCCCGTCGATGCGCTGCTGGCGGGGGAACCGCTGATCTGCGACGGGATCGAGCTGCCACTGAAGCACCGCAAGAAGCGGATCGACCTCGAGGCGCGGGGGCTGATCAAGGGGGCGCAGGTGATCTACCTCGGCCCCGGCAACCGCGACGGCTTTGCGCGCCTGCATGTGGTGGGGGCGGAAGACCCGCAGGTGTCGGCCGCCTCGATCATCAAGATCGAACTGCCGGACGAGGCCGAGCCCTTCATCCCCTCGGCCGCGCGGATGGGGGCGACCTTCCTGCATGGCGCGGCGGTGACGATCCACAAGGCGCAGGGCAGCCAGTGGGAGACCGTGCAGGTCTTTGCGCCCGACCTCTGGGCCGCCTCGCAGGCGGGGCGGATGGAGGCGGGGGTGGCGCTGTGGAAGCGGCTGGCCTATGTGGCCATCACAAGGGCCGAGCGGCGGCTGATGTGGGTGGTGCGCAACCGGCTGGGGCGGCCGCAGGCGGTGCTGGGGGTCGATGACCTGCCGCGCGTCGCCCCGACCCTGAAACTGCGCGAGACGCTGGCCGACGAGTGA